The proteins below are encoded in one region of Candidatus Moraniibacteriota bacterium:
- a CDS encoding DUF5671 domain-containing protein, with the protein MNNKTLVEYVAGRLRTGITRVTLEEELRTVGWSEEEVEDAYRSGLIDCGLPIPDEKNRAVLSRTSSTVDIVINFFSFILLGIVATALGILLFGVVNKFFPDVLDTVNMYTEASTSSAIHYAIAALIIGFPLYYFSIRLWFRTFREDEGRTESKLSQWLTYLVLLITAVTIVGDLITVVFTLLQGEITVRFFLKALVILMIVGIVFGFYYLERRKVQYHVDIPRTLFLVFGRIVTGILLLSIALGFFASGSPTTERQRTFDRTRSEHLETLSDCVTSYAKTFGKLPVSLDDIRYTSELNYCGNSMQDPETALLYEYRVITPSTEEGLVRVGEFELCATFALDFMVSTDLIRVGNEWAVHPAGRSCDIRKTQLSVPEGSIQKSVDEVPLDFIR; encoded by the coding sequence ATGAACAATAAAACACTCGTTGAATACGTTGCAGGGAGACTCCGTACCGGTATCACTCGAGTAACTCTTGAAGAAGAATTGCGTACTGTCGGATGGTCAGAAGAAGAAGTCGAGGATGCATATCGATCAGGATTGATTGACTGTGGATTGCCAATTCCGGATGAGAAAAATCGTGCCGTACTTTCTCGTACATCTTCTACCGTAGATATCGTGATCAACTTTTTCTCGTTTATCCTCCTCGGTATTGTAGCAACCGCACTAGGAATATTGCTTTTTGGTGTTGTGAACAAATTTTTTCCTGACGTACTGGATACCGTGAATATGTATACAGAGGCTTCGACGTCGAGTGCTATTCATTATGCTATCGCTGCACTCATCATCGGTTTTCCTCTGTATTATTTTTCAATACGTTTGTGGTTCCGTACCTTCCGTGAAGATGAAGGACGGACAGAATCCAAACTTTCTCAGTGGTTGACGTATCTCGTATTACTCATTACCGCCGTGACGATTGTTGGAGACCTGATCACAGTCGTTTTTACTCTTCTACAAGGAGAAATTACGGTGCGATTTTTCCTCAAAGCACTCGTTATCCTGATGATTGTTGGTATTGTCTTCGGATTCTATTATTTGGAGCGTCGTAAAGTCCAATATCACGTTGATATTCCACGAACTCTTTTTCTCGTTTTCGGACGTATCGTGACAGGAATTCTTCTTCTTTCTATCGCACTTGGATTTTTTGCCTCTGGATCACCTACAACAGAACGACAACGAACTTTCGATCGTACTCGATCAGAACATCTGGAGACGCTTTCGGATTGCGTCACGAGTTACGCAAAGACATTTGGAAAACTTCCTGTATCGTTGGATGATATACGTTATACGAGTGAATTGAATTATTGTGGAAATTCGATGCAAGATCCCGAAACAGCTCTTCTGTATGAATACCGCGTGATCACTCCTTCGACTGAAGAAGGTTTGGTGCGTGTCGGAGAATTTGAATTGTGTGCTACTTTCGCATTAGACTTCATGGTGAGTACGGATTTGATACGCGTAGGGAACGAGTGGGCAGTACATCCTGCTGGAAGAAGTTGTGATATACGGAAAACACAACTTTCTGTTCCCGAAGGATCTATTCAAAAATCAGTTGATGAAGTTCCGTTGGATTTTATTCGATAA
- a CDS encoding PhoH family protein produces the protein MKKLLGNASRFGPKKLFVLDTNVLMHDPMSLFRFEEHDVYIPMMTLEELDGHKRGQSEVARSARQVSRTLDELVSGSKTNIKEGVDLQEKSQGQATGRLFFQTEALGDALPDFLPKAKADNQIIGVLIALKKCYPNREVILVSKDINMRIKANAIGQVAQDYFSDKVLEDTDLLYSGTTELPENFWGKNTETWKAGGHDFYRVRGKLCSQLFVNEFVWQDGDHPFRAIVHERAGQMAILRTFKDYVHQKNAVWSITARNREQSFALCLLMDPEIDFVSLSGQAGTGKTLLTLAAALEQTLNKKLYSDIIFTRVTMPIGEDIGFLPGTEEEKMLPWMGAMEDNLDVLGANNPPELHKEGEKKHPVDWNRVAGLTDLIRSRLKVKSLNFMRGRTFVNKFIIIDEAQNLTPHQMKTLITRAGPGTKIVCLGNIAQIDTPYLTEGGSGLTYVVDRFKDWEHGGHVTLLRGERSRLADHAAEVL, from the coding sequence GTGAAAAAACTCTTGGGAAACGCAAGCCGTTTCGGCCCCAAGAAATTATTCGTCTTGGATACGAATGTACTCATGCATGATCCGATGAGCCTGTTTCGTTTCGAGGAGCACGATGTGTATATCCCGATGATGACTCTCGAAGAACTCGATGGTCACAAGAGGGGACAATCCGAAGTGGCTCGGAGTGCGAGGCAAGTCAGTCGGACGCTTGACGAGCTTGTTTCTGGAAGCAAGACAAACATCAAGGAAGGTGTTGATCTGCAGGAAAAATCTCAGGGTCAGGCGACTGGTCGTCTTTTTTTTCAGACAGAAGCTCTCGGCGATGCATTGCCAGATTTCTTACCGAAGGCCAAAGCCGATAATCAAATCATCGGCGTCCTCATTGCACTCAAAAAGTGTTATCCGAACCGCGAAGTGATATTGGTATCCAAGGATATCAATATGCGCATCAAAGCCAATGCTATCGGTCAGGTGGCACAGGACTATTTCAGTGACAAGGTCCTGGAAGATACGGATCTCCTCTATTCCGGCACCACAGAGCTTCCGGAAAATTTCTGGGGAAAAAATACAGAAACCTGGAAGGCTGGCGGACATGATTTTTATCGAGTGCGGGGAAAATTGTGTTCTCAACTGTTTGTCAACGAGTTCGTATGGCAAGATGGTGATCATCCGTTTCGTGCGATCGTACACGAGCGTGCTGGTCAGATGGCGATACTTCGGACATTCAAAGATTATGTCCATCAGAAGAATGCCGTATGGAGTATCACAGCTCGCAATCGTGAACAGAGTTTTGCTTTGTGTCTGCTCATGGATCCGGAGATTGATTTCGTGTCTCTCTCAGGGCAGGCGGGTACCGGCAAGACACTCCTCACGCTTGCGGCGGCTTTGGAACAGACGCTCAACAAGAAACTGTACAGCGATATCATTTTCACACGGGTGACGATGCCTATTGGTGAAGACATCGGATTTCTCCCGGGCACAGAAGAAGAAAAGATGTTGCCATGGATGGGCGCGATGGAAGACAACCTCGATGTTCTTGGAGCGAATAACCCTCCAGAATTGCACAAGGAAGGGGAAAAGAAACACCCAGTTGATTGGAATCGTGTCGCTGGTTTGACCGATCTGATTCGTTCCCGTCTCAAAGTGAAGTCACTTAACTTTATGCGCGGGCGTACTTTCGTCAACAAGTTCATCATCATTGATGAAGCGCAGAACCTGACTCCTCATCAGATGAAAACCCTTATCACTCGTGCAGGACCAGGGACCAAGATAGTGTGTCTTGGCAATATCGCGCAGATCGATACGCCGTATCTGACAGAAGGGGGATCGGGATTGACGTATGTTGTCGATCGCTTCAAAGATTGGGAACACGGTGGGCACGTCACACTCCTCCGTGGCGAACGTTCACGACTTGCAGATCACGCAGCTGAAGTACTCTAA
- a CDS encoding M23 family metallopeptidase, producing MREIIMGTVAGVMLSMLGVVLFYLYVSDDSYRFDTPQSIPCTEEVMLCADGSSVSRTGLQCEFAPCPTSVLPDIRKEVFGAPLDQASERIMKKPFGILIDSKTSPVQPERFGGYHTGTDFETFPNEKSVDVSVRAICTGEINMKRQASGYGGLVVQQCTLDGEAISIVYGHLALRSVTAEKGDILIQGDVIGILEMAESIDTDGERKHLHLGIFRGDAINILGYVPSQKELDQWIDPCILVCK from the coding sequence ATGCGAGAAATAATTATGGGTACGGTGGCAGGCGTTATGCTGAGTATGCTGGGCGTCGTATTGTTTTATCTGTATGTATCAGATGATTCGTATCGTTTTGATACGCCCCAGAGCATTCCTTGTACCGAAGAAGTAATGCTTTGTGCAGATGGATCTTCTGTAAGTCGCACTGGCTTGCAATGTGAATTTGCACCATGTCCGACTTCTGTTCTACCAGATATTCGTAAAGAGGTTTTTGGAGCACCGCTTGATCAGGCAAGCGAGAGAATAATGAAGAAACCATTTGGCATCTTGATCGATTCGAAGACATCCCCGGTACAGCCCGAGCGATTTGGTGGCTATCATACGGGGACTGATTTTGAAACATTTCCGAATGAAAAATCTGTCGATGTTTCGGTGCGTGCGATATGTACAGGAGAGATAAATATGAAACGACAGGCTTCTGGATATGGGGGACTGGTTGTACAACAGTGTACTTTGGATGGAGAGGCAATATCGATTGTCTATGGTCACCTCGCTCTTAGGAGTGTGACAGCAGAGAAGGGTGATATTCTCATACAAGGAGATGTGATAGGAATCTTGGAGATGGCAGAGAGTATTGATACGGACGGTGAGCGCAAGCATCTTCATCTTGGAATATTCAGAGGTGATGCAATAAATATTCTTGGCTATGTTCCTTCACAGAAAGAACTTGACCAATGGATTGATCCCTGTATTCTCGTCTGTAAATAA
- a CDS encoding response regulator: MAEEQDIWERKKVCIIDDNEDIRSIYQTKFSAEGFEVFMAVNGEEGLKVINQAKPDIILLDIEMPIMNGIEVLKKLREDTALSRIPVIMLTNQDSEDSFRTVGKFDTQFYIIKSLATPQKVVNIVREVLRARR, encoded by the coding sequence ATGGCAGAAGAACAAGATATTTGGGAAAGAAAAAAAGTATGTATCATCGATGATAACGAAGATATTCGTTCTATTTATCAGACGAAATTCAGCGCGGAAGGATTTGAAGTCTTTATGGCCGTGAATGGAGAAGAGGGATTGAAAGTTATCAACCAAGCAAAACCAGATATTATTCTTTTGGATATAGAAATGCCAATCATGAATGGAATAGAGGTTTTGAAAAAACTTCGCGAAGATACTGCGTTATCACGTATTCCAGTGATTATGCTTACCAATCAAGATAGTGAAGATTCTTTTCGTACCGTTGGAAAATTTGATACACAATTTTACATTATCAAATCTCTCGCTACTCCTCAGAAGGTAGTGAATATTGTCAGGGAAGTATTGCGTGCCAGAAGATAA
- a CDS encoding RNA polymerase sigma factor → MRKEILEKKFHLLYDNQSDALFRFVSFRVNDREMALDIVQNTFLKMWEVLESGRAIENERAFLFRIASNLVIDYYRKSKEYSLDSLAEEGFDAPSDPGIPIETQIDADGALACLQSLSEKYREPVWLRTVEDWSVKDIAEVLNETENVVSVRIHRGLKLWRSEIGKKNGKKSASETSRKYV, encoded by the coding sequence ATGCGAAAAGAAATACTGGAGAAAAAATTTCATTTACTCTATGACAATCAGTCAGACGCTCTTTTTCGATTTGTTTCATTTCGTGTGAATGATCGAGAAATGGCCCTTGATATTGTCCAGAATACTTTCCTCAAAATGTGGGAAGTATTGGAATCTGGACGCGCTATAGAGAATGAACGAGCATTTCTTTTTCGTATTGCTTCGAATCTTGTTATTGATTATTATCGGAAGTCCAAGGAATATTCGCTGGATAGTCTCGCTGAGGAAGGATTTGACGCTCCTTCTGATCCTGGTATTCCTATCGAAACACAGATCGATGCTGATGGAGCACTCGCTTGTTTGCAGTCTTTGTCAGAGAAATATCGAGAGCCGGTCTGGCTTCGCACGGTTGAGGATTGGTCAGTAAAGGATATTGCAGAGGTGCTCAATGAGACAGAGAATGTGGTATCGGTACGTATCCATCGTGGATTGAAGCTCTGGAGAAGTGAAATTGGTAAAAAAAACGGTAAGAAATCAGCTTCTGAAACGTCAAGAAAGTATGTATAA
- a CDS encoding bacteriohemerythrin produces MIPWKKEYCLGIESIDTQHKQLIDIINVLSQRIASGIAKHDVEIAIVDMERYVQTHFLFEEKFFTACRYEKTSEHIAEHHLFLEKTQEFRTRALTGDISLSLEMLGYLEDWFLHHVLVIDRQYVDDFKKFGVQ; encoded by the coding sequence ATGATTCCCTGGAAAAAAGAATATTGTCTCGGTATTGAATCTATTGATACCCAGCACAAACAACTGATAGATATTATCAATGTTTTGTCTCAAAGGATTGCGAGTGGTATAGCCAAGCACGATGTTGAGATAGCTATCGTTGATATGGAACGCTATGTACAGACACATTTTCTTTTTGAAGAGAAATTTTTTACGGCTTGTCGTTACGAAAAGACATCAGAACATATCGCAGAGCACCATCTTTTTCTTGAAAAAACTCAAGAGTTTCGTACACGAGCTCTGACAGGAGATATCTCTCTTTCTCTCGAAATGCTTGGCTATCTCGAGGATTGGTTCTTGCATCATGTACTTGTCATCGATAGGCAGTACGTGGACGACTTCAAGAAGTTTGGCGTACAATAG
- a CDS encoding PIF1 family DEAD/DEAH box helicase, producing the protein MTQSEALALLKTGANVFLTGEAGSGKTYTINQYTDYLRSHEIDFAVTASTGIAATHIHGMTIHSWSGIGVHQEADEDELKHIAENRYVAKRIKRAKVLIIDEVSMLDGKVLTLVERVCRKARKLRLPFGGLQVVLVGDFFQLPPIAKKETAIEFAFDSDAWQGSMPIVCYLTEQHRQEDSKFLDILSAIRNNTFDEMHFESLSERIISHEELPDDMTRLFSHNTNVDTINTKELQKLPGKTKLFVMAARGPETLTDALIRGCLSPERLELKEGAAVMFTKNNANQGFVNGTLGTVIGFDTTTHYPIVRTSSGTHIETEPMEWTIAEGDEIFAKITQIPLRLAWAMTIHKSQGVSLDAAVIDLSQTFEYGQGYVALSRVRTLSGIHLLGVNARAFQVHPLVSEKDEQFRRTSETAREEYRQFSKERVEEMEKNFIVLCEGKHQIKKQKSVKKKKTVSVGKSLEEIREKHPKAYAKWTTEEDEKLRKLWNKGTQVLALTEVFGRKKGAITSRLKKLLLLH; encoded by the coding sequence ATGACACAGAGTGAAGCGCTGGCTCTCCTCAAAACAGGAGCAAATGTCTTCCTTACGGGTGAGGCGGGATCAGGAAAGACCTATACTATCAATCAATATACCGACTATCTTCGTTCTCATGAGATCGATTTTGCTGTGACGGCTTCGACAGGTATCGCTGCGACACATATCCATGGTATGACGATACATTCGTGGAGTGGTATCGGTGTCCATCAAGAAGCGGACGAAGATGAACTCAAACACATTGCAGAGAATCGCTATGTCGCGAAACGTATCAAAAGAGCCAAGGTACTCATCATTGATGAGGTATCGATGCTTGATGGAAAAGTTTTGACACTCGTCGAACGGGTGTGTCGCAAGGCGCGAAAACTACGATTGCCGTTTGGAGGACTGCAGGTGGTGCTTGTGGGAGATTTTTTTCAGTTGCCACCAATAGCTAAAAAAGAAACAGCAATAGAATTTGCTTTTGATTCAGATGCATGGCAGGGATCGATGCCAATCGTGTGTTATCTCACGGAACAACACCGTCAGGAAGATAGTAAATTTTTGGATATTCTTTCGGCTATTCGGAATAATACGTTTGATGAAATGCACTTTGAAAGTTTGAGCGAACGGATTATATCACACGAAGAATTGCCGGACGATATGACGCGTCTGTTTTCTCATAATACCAATGTCGATACGATCAATACGAAAGAATTGCAAAAACTCCCAGGGAAAACAAAACTCTTTGTGATGGCAGCACGTGGCCCAGAAACACTGACCGATGCACTCATCCGCGGGTGTCTCTCTCCGGAACGTCTCGAACTCAAAGAGGGAGCAGCGGTGATGTTTACCAAGAACAATGCGAATCAGGGTTTCGTCAACGGAACACTCGGTACCGTCATCGGGTTTGATACGACAACTCATTATCCGATTGTGAGAACATCGAGCGGGACACATATCGAGACAGAGCCAATGGAGTGGACGATTGCAGAGGGGGATGAAATATTTGCCAAGATCACTCAGATACCACTCCGTCTCGCCTGGGCAATGACGATTCACAAGAGCCAGGGAGTGAGTCTTGATGCTGCAGTAATCGACCTCTCACAAACGTTCGAATATGGTCAGGGATATGTTGCTCTGTCACGAGTACGTACACTCTCAGGTATCCATCTCCTCGGTGTGAACGCACGAGCGTTTCAGGTCCATCCACTCGTTTCTGAAAAAGATGAACAATTTCGTCGTACTTCTGAGACTGCGAGAGAAGAATATCGACAATTTTCGAAAGAGAGAGTCGAAGAAATGGAAAAGAATTTTATTGTGTTGTGCGAAGGAAAACATCAGATCAAAAAACAGAAGAGTGTGAAGAAAAAAAAGACAGTATCAGTCGGAAAATCATTGGAGGAAATCCGCGAGAAACATCCGAAAGCATACGCGAAATGGACCACTGAGGAAGATGAAAAACTACGAAAATTATGGAACAAAGGAACGCAAGTCCTCGCACTCACCGAGGTATTTGGCCGTAAAAAAGGAGCTATCACATCACGTCTCAAAAAATTATTGCTTCTCCACTAG
- a CDS encoding DUF2238 domain-containing protein, with translation MNTNTRFLSWLTGIYVVLFLLLSINPIDRTTWFVENLTVWIILAGILGLFWGGVRFSRTAYALMFVLIYMHTIGGHYTFALVPFDWVTDFFGFTRNHYDRVAHFTVGFYAFAIAEYLWTKKLVVGKFLLFTYPVFVIATLAMSYELIEWIYAATANPEAGMAYLGSQGDIWDAQKDMLADTLGALSAMMLFFWSKNIWKKRENI, from the coding sequence ATGAATACAAACACACGTTTCCTATCGTGGTTGACAGGTATATACGTCGTTCTTTTTTTGCTTCTCTCCATCAATCCAATTGATCGCACGACGTGGTTTGTCGAGAATCTGACGGTATGGATTATTCTCGCAGGAATACTCGGTCTCTTCTGGGGCGGGGTGCGTTTTTCACGCACTGCGTATGCGCTTATGTTCGTCCTCATTTATATGCATACTATTGGGGGGCATTATACTTTTGCCCTCGTTCCTTTTGATTGGGTCACTGATTTTTTTGGATTTACACGCAATCATTATGATCGTGTCGCTCATTTCACAGTCGGTTTCTATGCGTTCGCCATTGCAGAATATCTCTGGACCAAGAAACTTGTTGTAGGGAAATTCCTTTTGTTCACGTATCCTGTTTTTGTGATTGCGACACTTGCGATGAGTTATGAGCTTATTGAATGGATCTATGCTGCCACAGCCAATCCAGAAGCAGGGATGGCCTATCTCGGGAGTCAGGGAGACATCTGGGATGCTCAGAAAGATATGCTCGCAGATACTCTTGGTGCTCTTTCTGCAATGATGCTTTTTTTCTGGTCGAAGAATATCTGGAAGAAAAGAGAAAATATTTGA
- a CDS encoding rhodanese-like domain-containing protein codes for MATLFIDVRTKEEYKKRHVTGAMNLPVEEIIDGKLGMLHDMNRDTVLYLYCRSGGRAEKAKEILFSLGFTNVSNLGWLENAENFSREQ; via the coding sequence ATGGCGACTCTTTTCATTGATGTTCGTACCAAGGAAGAATATAAGAAACGTCATGTGACGGGTGCGATGAATCTTCCTGTTGAGGAAATAATCGACGGAAAACTTGGCATGCTTCATGATATGAATCGTGACACAGTACTGTATCTTTATTGTCGGTCTGGCGGTCGCGCAGAAAAAGCGAAGGAAATTCTTTTTTCTCTTGGTTTTACAAATGTTTCCAATCTTGGTTGGCTTGAGAACGCAGAAAACTTTTCTCGTGAGCAATAA
- a CDS encoding ABC transporter ATP-binding protein yields the protein MNKKGKPLSVWSVLRSYAFSVRRYKWSAVSVFVVYGLASVVSGILSPLVYRRIIDTLSGATDRILVSEILFQSLWMLIGVIVSYQFFYRAGDFIITFVESKTIEDLNNRAFQSFMRQGHTFFIDRFSGSLVAQARRYARIFEDVADQLVFNFWMPFVHLTGVIVTLFFIESKVAVIFLVWIPIYITIAIWITKKKLPYDTRSAEQDSLLTAKLSDALSNIFAVKTFASEEHETDVFSLTAKSDEQARLKSWRFNNVLIAIQTIMFSILEIMAMYVVLKMWIVGSVSTGTVVLVQVYIGSIFSELFGLGRAFGRLMKNVADASEMIETLERTDGEVLEMEDTLDNTTVLSSGGITFDHIVFRYSANNAVFDDFSLAIRPGEKVGLVGASGSGKSTLTKLLLGFIVPESGTISVGGQNVSPLSLQSLRRLIAYVPQDTALFHRTIAENISYGKKDASRSEIEAVAKKAHAHDFITALPLGYDTLVGERGVKLSGGERQRVAIARALLKDAPILVLDEATSALDTTSEHHIQEALHELMQGRTTLVIAHRLSTVREMDRIIVLENGKLAESGSHTELITQGGIYAGFWNRQTASFGDVLLVDEEEEK from the coding sequence ATGAATAAAAAAGGAAAACCACTATCTGTTTGGAGCGTTCTCCGGTCGTATGCTTTCTCGGTCCGCCGATACAAATGGTCTGCGGTGAGTGTGTTTGTGGTGTATGGATTGGCATCGGTAGTGAGTGGCATACTCTCCCCACTTGTGTATAGACGTATTATTGATACACTTTCTGGTGCCACAGATCGAATATTAGTATCGGAAATCCTCTTTCAGAGTTTATGGATGCTTATTGGTGTTATCGTTTCCTATCAATTCTTCTATCGAGCAGGAGATTTCATTATCACTTTTGTCGAAAGCAAGACGATAGAAGACCTGAACAATCGAGCCTTCCAGTCTTTTATGCGTCAGGGACACACATTCTTCATCGACCGTTTCTCAGGAAGTCTCGTGGCACAAGCGAGAAGGTATGCTCGTATTTTCGAAGATGTTGCTGATCAACTCGTGTTCAATTTTTGGATGCCATTTGTTCATCTGACAGGTGTTATTGTTACGCTCTTTTTTATTGAATCAAAAGTTGCTGTTATTTTCCTTGTTTGGATTCCGATTTACATCACTATTGCTATTTGGATTACCAAAAAGAAATTGCCGTATGATACCAGAAGTGCTGAGCAAGACTCTCTTTTGACAGCCAAACTCTCTGACGCACTTTCAAATATTTTTGCTGTCAAAACATTTGCTTCTGAAGAACATGAAACAGACGTATTCTCGCTCACTGCAAAAAGCGATGAGCAGGCACGACTCAAGTCCTGGCGTTTCAATAATGTTCTGATCGCCATTCAGACGATTATGTTTAGCATACTCGAAATCATGGCTATGTACGTCGTGCTCAAAATGTGGATTGTGGGAAGTGTGAGTACGGGAACGGTTGTCTTGGTGCAGGTCTATATTGGATCGATTTTTAGTGAATTGTTTGGACTTGGGCGTGCTTTCGGGAGATTGATGAAAAATGTTGCCGATGCCTCTGAAATGATTGAGACACTCGAACGTACAGACGGAGAAGTTTTGGAAATGGAAGATACTTTGGACAATACAACAGTTCTTTCTTCTGGCGGAATTACCTTTGATCATATTGTCTTTCGTTATTCCGCAAATAATGCGGTTTTCGATGATTTCTCTCTCGCTATCCGTCCTGGTGAGAAAGTGGGGCTTGTAGGTGCTTCTGGATCAGGCAAGAGTACACTTACCAAATTGTTACTCGGATTTATTGTCCCAGAATCAGGGACGATTTCGGTCGGTGGACAGAATGTCTCACCACTTTCTCTCCAATCACTTCGTCGTCTCATCGCGTATGTTCCTCAGGATACCGCACTCTTTCATCGAACGATTGCCGAGAACATTTCATACGGCAAAAAGGATGCTTCACGAAGTGAGATTGAGGCAGTGGCCAAGAAGGCTCATGCTCATGATTTCATCACAGCTCTTCCTCTGGGATACGACACCTTGGTCGGAGAGCGCGGAGTAAAACTTTCTGGAGGGGAGCGTCAGCGCGTGGCTATCGCTCGGGCACTTCTCAAAGATGCTCCGATACTCGTACTTGATGAAGCAACGAGTGCTCTCGATACGACGAGCGAGCACCATATTCAAGAAGCACTCCACGAATTGATGCAGGGGAGGACGACGCTCGTAATCGCTCATCGACTGAGTACCGTACGGGAGATGGATCGTATTATCGTTCTTGAGAATGGGAAACTGGCTGAATCAGGATCACATACAGAACTGATTACACAGGGAGGTATCTATGCTGGTTTCTGGAATCGTCAGACAGCCTCATTCGGCGATGTGTTACTTGTTGATGAGGAAGAAGAGAAATAA